Proteins from a genomic interval of Miscanthus floridulus cultivar M001 unplaced genomic scaffold, ASM1932011v1 os_2644_1_2, whole genome shotgun sequence:
- the LOC136535270 gene encoding uncharacterized protein, whose product MHLSSAAQWWDEWQLRILVLGSLGLQWFLVLAAPMRKYSIPLWLRRCIQLGSGCSDAVAIYALATVFNRHANGAVAGCYNGEADVRKPPSMLEVLWAPVLLIHLGGVEEVSASNIDDNMLWIRQTVTLLSQVTIALFGFYKSWPGPGSGSGDRRMLASAVLLFILGILSVLEKPLALRGARIDPFTAMSSVMKGARVKPSAWWKWCFTELSDRYKCWKKLPEGDAPILSQSDQVEMILSDLSLFAAEATLQAQGRGGGGGHEKNILEPLKIEKDETLKPMLRQAFGLIYTRANVMFTPAYLACHVLLVPSLHIAAIMLFATSQQKLQPQQGQGYKYNSGGTVDIKTTYILLCFTALLDVLGVLISKLCDSLMFRGNVPVLCEKLAGYNLIGSVLQTTRTTTTIGWLLRCARRICYKEGYSREEKGSASLGPSVSDAIALQLVKVFVEVKNVDLASYRSFTKRDYWTMDQTERLLKTDYYSENMDQPKKVPNVVIWRSLRKTPFDESVLIWHIATDLCFRSKPPRHFRCRPLHAEVLREACTEAISNYMAYLLKFRPDMLMTGSRQLLFTETTKQMERIITQATKDMTEKEKQQKQPLSDEILLDKIKNEAANLKEKEAYTVIDDAYKLAEELLRMEDADDRWHLMHRVWVGMLCYSASMCRAYLHAKSLGEGGEFLSKLWLLISLQGAKTLADKLQMPEKEQGDDDLDDQKREQEYQGKEGTMPRWYPIARKFHRQPY is encoded by the coding sequence ATGCATCTCTCGAGCGCTGCGCAATGGTGGGACGAGTGGCAGCTGCGCATCCTCGTCCTCGGCAGCCtgggcctgcagtggttcctggTGCTGGCTGCCCCCATGCGCAAGTACAGCATCCCGCTGTGGCTGCGACGGTGCATCCAGCTGGGCAGCGGCTGCAGCGACGCCGTGGCGATCTACGCGCTCGCCACCGTCTTCAACCGGCACGCCAACGGGGCGGTGGCCGGCTGCTACAATGGCGAGGCGGACGTGCGCAAGCCGCCGAGCATGCTGGAGGTGCTATGGGCCCCTGTCCTCCTCATCCACCTCGGCGGGGTGGAGGAGGTGTCCGCCAGCAACATCGATGACAACATGCTGTGGATCCGGCAGACCGTGACCCTGCTGTCCCAGGTCACCATCGCCCTCTTCGGCTTCTACAAGTCGTGGCCTGGCCCTGGCTCCGGCTCCGGCGATAGAAGGATGCTGGCCTCGGCGGTCCTGCTGTTCATCCTTGGCATCCTCAGTGTGTTGGAGAAGCCCTTGGCTCTCAGGGGAGCTAGGATTGATCCATTCACGGCCATGTCGTCGGTGATGAAAGGAGCGAGGGTCAAGCCTAGCGCATGGTGGAAGTGGTGCTTCACCGAGCTCAGCGACAGGTACAAGTGCTGGAAAAAGCTGCCGGAAGGCGACGCGCCGATCCTGTCGCAGAGCGACCAGGTCGAGATGATCCTGTCGGACCTGTCGCTGTTCGCTGCCGAGGCCACCCTGCAAGCACAGGGcaggggtggtggtggtggtcacgaGAAGAATATCCTGGAGCCTCTCAAGATAGAGAAAGACGAGACGCTCAAGCCCATGCTTCGTCAGGCGTTCGGGCTCATCTACACCAGAGCGAACGTGATGTTCACGCCCGCCTACTTGGCTTGCCATGTGCTGCTGGTTCCATCCCTGCACATTGCCGCCATCATGCTCTTCGCGACGAGCCAGCAGAAGCTGCAGCCGCAGCAGGGCCAGGGGTACAAGTACAACAGCGGCGGCACTGTTGATATCAAGACCACGTACATTCTCCTGTGCTTCACTGCTCTCCTGGATGTCCTTGGGGTGTTGATCAGTAAGCTGTGCGACTCGCTCATGTTCAGAGGGAATGTTCCAGTGTTGTGCGAGAAGCTTGCCGGGTATAACCTCATAGGCTCAGTGCTCCAGACCACAAGGACGACGACGACTATTGGGTGGCTACTCAGGTGTGCCAGGCGCATTTGTTACAAGGAAGGTTATTCTCGTGAGGAAAAAGGGAGTGCGTCGTTGGGCCCTTCGGTCTCGGATGCTATCGCCCTACAGCTCGTGAAGGTTTTCGTCGAAGTCAAGAACGTCGACCTCGCCAGTTACAGAAGCTTCACCAAGAGGGACTACTGGACTATGGACCAAACGGAGAGGCTGCTCAAGACGGACTATTACTCCGAGAAcatggatcagccgaagaaggtGCCCAACGTGGTGATATGGCGAAGCCTTCGTAAGACGCCATTTGACGAGAGCGTCCTCATCTGGCACATCGCCACCGACCTCTGCTTCCGCAGCAAACCTCCGAGGCACTTTAGGTGCAGGCCTCTGCATGCGGAGGTTCTTCGTGAGGCGTGCACGGAGGCAATATCCAACTACATGGCCTACCTCCTCAAGTTTAGACCCGACATGCTGATGACCGGCAGCAGGCAGCTTCTGTTCACCGAAACCACCAAACAGATGGAGCGCATCATCACCCAGGCCACCAAAGACATGACGGAAAAGGAGAAGCAGCAAAAGCAACCACTCTCCGACGAAATCCTCCTAGACAAGATCAAGAACGAAGCAGCCAACCTCAAAGAAAAAGAGGCATACACCGTCATCGACGATGCTTACAAGCTCGCGGAGGAGCTTCTGCGCATGGAGGACGCCGATGACCGTTGGCATTTGATGCACCGTGTGTGGGTGGGCATGCTCTGCTACTCCGCCAGCATGTGCAGGGCCTACCTGCACGCCAAGAGCTTGGGAGAAGGCGGGGAGTTCCTCTCCAAACTCTGGCTCCTCATCTCGCTCCAGGGGGCCAAGACCTTGGCAGACAAGCTTCAAATGCCAGAAAAAGAACAAGGGGACGACGATCTGGACGACCAAAAGCGGGAACAAGAATACCAGGGCAAGGAAGGTACGATGCCTCGGTGGTATCCGATAGCCAGAAAGTTTCACCGTCAGCCATATTga
- the LOC136535266 gene encoding uncharacterized protein encodes MVGCTRKIAALYKKFKATGSGSASGKGRGRGRGRGRGKGKGKGKGNVKGARPPSPVASSSSSEEDEVPSAHASGDEDVQEEQEQVEEEAVGSQFGEEKESANTWDHYVAARDAADRDGRVFPNKAERDFYRCQEGYEAKVASISEDGAKKLVKDMHYEARVQAIIDYYAQYRGVKAKKEEARTMNLTREQFLKGKATANIDFNPEDPPEAYSDPSIHSRVTEYTVMAREARVEAETKQREMEARMEEMIQQRVAAERQNMEEEQ; translated from the exons atggtgggctgTACGAGGAAGATCGCGGCGCTTTACAAAAAATTCAAAGCTACAGGTTCAGGGTCAGCTTCAGGGAAAGGTCGAGGGAGGGGTCGAGGCAGGGGTCGAGGGAAGGGCAAAGGGAAGGGTAAAGGGAATGTTAAAGGGGCGAGGCCCCCATCGCCTGTAGCTTCCTCGTCGTCGTCTGAGGAGGACGAGGTACCTTCCGCACATGCCTCTGGTGACGAGGATGtacaggaggagcaggagcaggtggaggaggaggcagttGGTTCCCAG TTCGGCGAAGAGAAGGAGTCGGCCAACACGTGGGACCACTACGTCGCCGCCCGTGACGCCGCTGATCGTGACGGCAGGGTATtccccaacaaggcggagcgg gacttctacaGATGTCAGGAGGGGTATGAGGCCAAGGTGGCCTCCATCTCTGAAGATGGCGCCaagaagctcgtgaaggacatgcactacgaggcgcgcgtccaggccatcatcgaCTACTATGCTCAATACAGAGGGGTGAAGGCtaaaaaagaagaggcaagaaCAATGAACCTGACCCGGGAACAATTcttgaag ggcaaggcgacggcaaacatcgacttcaacccggaggaccctcCCGAGGCGTACAGCGATCCCAGCATCCACAGCCGCGTCACTGAGTACACAGTGATGGCAAGGGAG GCCCGGGTGGAAGCAGAAACGAAGCAACGggagatggaggcgaggatggaggaGATGATTCAGCAGAGGGTGGCGGCTGAGCGGcagaacatggaggaagaacaaTGA
- the LOC136535267 gene encoding uncharacterized protein: MIHRLPGAVAAGSRGGGRVPGRKRAPHGAATGSLAAAGGSARDRGPPGHRQLGGGWQRGPWAAAGSVRGTGRWGEGGGCRGTGQWRAGRRWGPREAGEDPGRWAFRAMAGAQGGGGGVCECVSVGGHVCA, encoded by the coding sequence ATGATACATAGACTACCTGGGGCGGTGGCGGCAGGCTCCCGGGGCGGCGGCAGGGTCCCTGGGCGGAAGCGGGCTCCACACGGGGCGGCGACAGGCTCCCTGGCGGCGGCAGGGGGCAGTGCCAGGGACAGGGGGCCGCCGGGGCACCGGCAGCTAGGGGGAGGGTGGCAGCGGGGTCCCTGGGCGGCGGCGGGCTCCGTACGAGGCACCGGCCGCTGGGGGGAGGGCGGCGGCTGCCGGGGCACAGGGCAATGGCGGGCAGGGCGGCGGTGGGGTCCTAGGGAGGCCGGCGAGGATCCGGGCCGGTGGGCGTTCAGGGCGATGGCCGGAgcacagggcggcggcggcggcgtgtgtgAGTGCGTGAGTGTGGGCGGGCACGTGTGTGCATGA